The Elaeis guineensis isolate ETL-2024a chromosome 13, EG11, whole genome shotgun sequence genome includes a region encoding these proteins:
- the LOC140853169 gene encoding G-type lectin S-receptor-like serine/threonine-protein kinase LECRK4 has protein sequence MQENHAIKLMLLQFAYKHDIPKQLPAWDTVKNRQILALACNKLAQKLLSSTKEFIEHKILASPCNPFLVIFSNGFAISYILFLSIFSSAFALGAAQPRQSNISLDTSLHPTANPTSWQSPNGRFAFGFYPEGTGFSIGIWLVASPENSTVIWTADRDDPPVTKDAVLKLTNEGLKLLLQHSEGRLISNLSTGNDASSASMLDSGNFVIYDSNFNVIWETFDNPTDTIMAGQELHSGSKLVSSASETNHSSGKFQLSMQTDGNLVLYPVASPDRPEDSYYASGTDGDGFQSLNLDDKGSLYLLNDNVTYNLTSGYHSGTALVHRATLGVDGIFRLYSHDLELNTEQVLKKFPDVTDPCAVKGTCGVNSYCTSANGQVVCSCLRGFDYLDANRTSNGCRRNFTASGCYSNNDNTTYMSTLDNVAWMDGSYADSLSVTSDEACSDACLSDCKCDAALFKHNTCSKQVLPLRYGIRDDSTTTFIKLANISAGGWPVINSRPESPSAAPVVIIRRKFSVKISIVSAAIIACIISSLAALIFFFYRYRAGRYGRLWRNKEPALVDEIAPKPFSYHELREATDGFKEELGKGAFGTVFKGTLPRGQRLIAVKRLEKVVDEGEREFRTEMRTIGRTHHKNLVRLLGFCDEGTNRLLVYEYMSNGSLADLIFKADGHPGWDERVRIALDIARGIHYLHEECETRIIHCDIKPQNILMDDNWTAKISDFGLAKLLMPSQTRTFTGIRGTRGYLAPEWHKNAPTTVKADVYSFGIVLLEIVCCRKNMELEAEEDAIMLLDWVYNCFMDGELEKLVPDEVDMTELNRLVKLGLCCTHSEPGSRPSMKNVMMMLEGNADISVPPPPGFSS, from the coding sequence TCCACAAAAGAATTTATAGAGCACAAGATATTAGCAAGTCCTTGCAATCCTTTCTTGGTCATTTTCTCTAATGGCTTCGCAATATCCTACATCCTGTTCCTCTCCATCTTCTCATCAGCGTTTGCACTGGGAGCAGCTCAACCAAGGCAGTCCAACATAAGCTTGGACACCTCTCTCCATCCCACCGCCAACCCTACATCATGGCAGTCACCAAATGGACGTTTCGCCTTCGGATTCTACCCAGAAGGCACGGGCTTCTCCATTGGAATATGGCTGGTGGCATCTCCTGAAAACTCCACTGTTATATGGACAGCAGACCGAGATGATCCACCGGTGACCAAAGATGCTGTATTGAAGCTAACTAATGAAGGGCTCAAGCTCCTCCTCCAACACTCAGAAGGGAGGCTCATCTCCAACCTTTCCACAGGCAACGATGCTTCCTCTGCTTCCATGCTCGATTCCGGGAACTTCGTCATCTATGACTCTAACTTTAATGTCATATGGGAAACCTTTGACAATCCAACGGACACAATCATGGCAGGTCAAGAGCTGCACTCTGGATCTAAGCTCGTTTCCAGCGCATCAGAAACCAACCACTCGAGTGGGAAGTTTCAGCTCAGCATGCAGACTGATGGGAACCTCGTTCTATATCCTGTGGCATCACCAGATCGTCCAGAGGATTCTTACTATGCCTCCGGAACAGATGGAGATGGCTTCCAGAGCTTAAATCTGGATGATAAAGGTTCGCTGTACCTGCTCAACGACAATGTCACATACAATCTAACAAGCGGCTACCATAGCGGGACAGCGCTGGTGCATCGTGCAACGCTTGGTGTCGATGGGATCTTCCGGTTATATTCTCACGATCTCGAGTTAAATACAGAACAGGTATTGAAGAAATTCCCAGACGTAACAGATCCGTGTGCGGTCAAGGGAACCTGTGGTGTGAACAGCTACTGCACTTCCGCAAATGGACAAGTGGTATGCTCTTGTTTGCGTGGTTTCGATTATCTTGATGCTAACAGGACATCGAACGGATGCAGGAGGAACTTCACGGCCTCTGGTTGCTACTCGAACAATGATAACACGACATACATGTCCACTCTGGACAACGTAGCATGGATGGATGGTTCCTATGCTGATTCACTGTCTGTAACAAGCGATGAAGCTTGCAGTGATGCATGTTTGAGTGATTGTAAATGTGATGCCGCTCTGTTTAAACACAATACGTGCAGCAAACAGGTGTTACCATTGAGATATGGGATCAGAGATGACTCCACCACGACATTCATCAAGCTGGCTAACATAAGCGCTGGAGGATGGCCTGTAATTAATAGCCGTCCAGAAAGCCCTTCTGCAGCTCCCGTTGTTATTATCAGGCGAAAGTTCAGCGTTAAGATTTCGATTGTGTCAGCGGCTATTATTGCTTGTATAATTTCTTCCTTGGCTGCTTTAATTTTCTTCTTTTATAGGTATCGAGCGGGAAGGTACGGAAGGTTGTGGAGAAATAAAGAACCAGCTCTGGTGGACGAAATAGCACCCAAACCTTTTTCCTACCATGAGTTGAGGGAAGCGACCGATGGTTTCAAGGAAGAGCTAGGTAAGGGAGCCTTTGGAACTGTCTTTAAGGGGACCTTGCCTCGTGGTCAAAGATTAATAGCTGTAAAAAGACTTGAGAAGGTGGTGGATGAGGGAGAAAGAGAGTTCCGAACAGAGATGAGGACAATTGGAAGAACTCACCACAAGAACTTGGTAAGACTGCTTGGCTTCTGTGATGAAGGTACTAACAGGCTCTTAGTCTATGAATACATGAGCAACGGATCGCTTGCAGACCTCATCTTTAAGGCTGACGGACACCCAGGTTGGGACGAGCGGGTAAGGATTGCGTTAGATATCGCTAGAGGGATCCATTATCTGCATGAGGAGTGTGAAACTCGTATCATACATTGTGACATAAAACCTCAAAACATACTGATGGATGATAATTGGACGGCAAAGATATCAGATTTTGGGTTAGCAAAGTTGTTGATGCCAAGTCAGACCAGAACATTTACGGGCATTAGAGGGACAAGGGGTTACCTTGCACCAGAATGGCACAAGAATGCGCCGACAACGGTGAAGGCAGATGTCTACAGCTTTGGCATTGTATTGCTCGAAATCGTATGCTGCAGGAAAAATATGGAATTGGAAGCTGAAGAAGATGCAATCATGCTTCTGGACTGGGTCTATAACTGCTTTATGGATGGAGAGTTGGAGAAGCTCGTGCCTGATGAAGTAGATATGACAGAGTTGAATAGGCTTGTCAAACTGGGGCTCTGCTGCACTCACTCAGAACCGGGTTCTCGGCCTAGTATGAAGAATGTGATGATGATGCTGGAAGGGAATGCAGACATATCAGTTCCCCCACCGCCTGGATTTAGTTCCTGA